From the Solea solea chromosome 7, fSolSol10.1, whole genome shotgun sequence genome, the window ACAGGTCAGTAGTTAAGTATAGAAACAGTTTACGTTAACTTTAACCAGTTAACTTTAGTCCTTTAACCAAACCACAGTTGAATAACTTAATACTCGTTAGTTTTCTACTGACTGTACGAGTTAATTGAGTTTAATGGAATCTGTGTGAATGATTATCTTCTACAACAGAACAATGAATAATTTAATAACTGTGTCATtcaatattgatcagtgttatTTAAACGaatgatttctgtttttttatggagcaaaaaaacctggaaatattcacatttattcattcattcattcattcattcattcattcctcaCAGTATAACAACCTTCAATAATCTTTTCAGATGATATAAGCAGCAGTAGTTGTAATAAAgcaaatgtttgtgtattttctttactttttaatgttaatgttgcagctggttgtttttaatatatttagaCTTTTCAAAAAGTACTTAAGAGTTAAGTCtgtagttaaataaataaaactattattCATGTTCGGCTGTGTTATAGCATCTAAAGCAGAGCTTCGTCACAATGTtgcattaaaatacatttaaacttCATCCAAACGTGTATTTGAAAGACATTATTCtgtcatttgtctttatttaagaGTTATTTTTCTGTGGTTTTCTTTATTCTCTCAGCTGCTCATGGACTCACTGATGAACAGAAGGAGTTCCAGAAAGTGGCGTTTGACTTTGCAGCCAAAGAGATGGCTCCTCACATGGCCGAGTGGGACCACAAGGTAATCTGGATTATTGCAGATGTGTCAGTGAtaatgtttacagtctgtgtctgtctgcttttCTGCAGGAGATCTTCCCGGTGGAGACGATGCGCCGAGCAGCTCAGCTGGGTTTTGGAGGCATCTACGTTCAGCCGGACGTCGGTGGATCGGGTCTCTCTCGCCTGGACACGTCCGTCATCTTTGAGGCTTTGTCTACGGGATGTGTGAGCACCACAGCTTACATCAGCATCCACAAGTATGAAGCTTTAAGCAGCAGCAACTGTTTCTATGTCTGAtaaacagtgatgtcatgtgtGTGACTGATGCTGATGTCTCTGcagcatgtgtgcgtgggtcATCGACACGTTTGGAAACACTGAGCAGAGAGAACGCTTCTGTCCTGATCTTTGTTCCATGGAGAAGTTTGCTTCTTATTGTCTCACAGAACCAggtcagaaacacacaaacacacaaacatctgcacGGCAACAGACACAGAGTCAGTCACGGGTTCAGGTTTAACACACgtccacagtcacagtggatCTGTAACTCGTCGTGTAGCAGGTTCTAACAGCAGCTCTGGGACTGAAAACAAGCTTCTCATGGACCTGGACGTTcatgtcacagtcacagtggatcCATGAGCTTCAGAGAAGTTCCACCTGGAACGTTGTTGAGTCTTCTAACTAACGTCTGCTTGATAAGTGACTGTTAACGCCAGAGGTGGCTCGCTCGTGTGGATTCTGCTTCTCAAAGTAAACCAGGAACGTTCAGTCGGACTCACAGTGAGACTTCAATCACAAAAATCATGTTTACGTCTGAGAACGAGGTCAAAACgctgagaaatgtgtgtgtgtgtgtgtgtgtgtgtgtgtgtgtgtgtgtgtgtgtgtgtgtgtgtgtgtgtgtgtgtgtgtgtgtgtgtgtgtgtgtgtgtgtgtgtgtgtgtgtgtgtgtgtgtgtgtgtgtgtgtgtgtgtgtgtgtgtgtgtgtgtgtgtgtgtgtgtgtgtgtgtgtgtgtgtgtgtgtgtgtgtgtgtgtgtgtgtgtcagagcagaGTAAACCAGGTCAGAGACCACAGGTGTGCATGAGACCACTAACTGTTCTGGTGATTGCTCAGAAATCCACATGTGCAGATAAAAACTCCAATAAACTCTCAGTTTATTAAAGTCCTGGTCTCGGTTCAGTCTGGTCCAGGTCCTGACAGGTTTATGTTTTCATGGGTTTATCTGTAACTTTGTCCTGTCGGTGTTTTTTATGATCACCTTATGATCTCACTGTGTCAGAACTGGTTCAGACTCTAACACCAGACCTggtctgatccagattacagactAACATACAaaagtagcatactagccctttattagtccaataaagtgtttttaaatgaaggataaaTGAGGTCATGATTAAAGtttcatatacagtaattaTATATTCTTTACATTAGTTTTAAATCTTCTGTTAAAACGGTTCATCTCCTGCTTTTGTCTCAGTGATGTTggctgttgtcatggttacgtcacatgatcacacaaCATGTGATTAAATGTAGTTTTCGTGTCTCAGGCAGCGGCAGCGACGCGGCGTCTCTTCTCACCTCTGCTCACAGGAGCGGTGACAACTACGTCCTCAACGGCTCAAAGGTGAGAAACACCTGAGGCTCGGCGCTCGTTTGAGTTTGACTGAGCGCtgtaacacactgtgtgtgtgtgtgtgtgcgtgtgcgtgtgtgtgtgtgtgcgtgcaggcgttcatcagtggaggaggagacgcaGACGTTTACGTGGTCATGTGCAGAACAGGAGGAAAAGGAGCTAAAGGGATCTCATGTGTGGTGGTGGAGAAAGGAACTGCAGGACTGAGCTTTGgcaagaaagagaggaaggtaAAGAGCCGCTTTAAAGCTTTTATAGGaaaccactagatggcagtataacatcagtgctgtgtgtgtgtgtgtgtgtgtagatgggCTGGAACTCTCAGCCGACCCGTGCGGTCATATTTGAAGACTGTGTTGTTCCTGTGAACAATCGTCTCGGTGACGAAGGACAAGGTTTCAGCATCGCCATGAAAGGACTCAACGGAGGGAGAATAAACATCGGTGAGGAGACGCCGTTCACACGTTCACCACTTCATTCATCCATCGATGAGTGTTTTTGAAGAAAATCTTcaacatttaaggagctgaaaaatctggTTTGAATAAAAAGACTCAAACTGATAAATCAATTATCATAATCGTCAGTGATTCGTTTAGTAACTGATGAATCAGCTCAACAAAATAAGTCCGGTTCACTTATTATTGACCCAAGTATGTCATatcatgatttattatttattatttataactgaccaaaaataattaatttcaaATGTAGTCGATATTTGTTCTGTGTGATAAATGAACGTCTGATctaacaaatgttttaattattgacaaAAAGACGCTGTCATGTTGTCACATGGGTTCACAAAGTGACGTAGTGTTCCTACGTCACTTTGTGACTCAgcacttttttctctctttaaaagAGTGACTctgcacttttctctctctttgaaagagtgactcagcacttttctctctctttgaaaGAGTGACTCggcacttttctctctctttgaaaGAGTGACTCggcacttttctctctctttgaaaGAGTGACTCGGcacttttctccctctctttaaaAGAGTGACTCAGCACTTTTCGCTCACTCTCTTTGAAAGAGTGACTCAGcacttttctccctctctttaaaAGAGTGACTGagcacttttctctctctctttgaaagAGTGACTCAGCACTTTTCACTCGCTCTCTTTGAAAGAGTGACTcagcacttttctctctctctttgaaagagtgactcagcacttttctctctctctttgaaagagtgactcagcacttttctccctctctttaaaagagtgactcagcacttttctccctctctttaaaAGAGTGACTGagcacttttctctctctctttgaaagAGTGACTCAGCACTTTTCACTCGCTCTCTTTGAAAGAGTGACTGagcacttttctctctctctttgaaagagtgactcagcacttttctctctctctttgaaagagtgactcagcacttttctccctctctttaaaagagtgactcagcacttttctctcgctctctttgaaagagtgactcagcacttttctctctctctctctcagcttccTGTTCTCTGGGCGCGGCTCACGCCTGCGTTCAGTTAGCCAGAGATCACATGATGGTGCGGAAACAGTTTGGAGAAACACTTTCTAAAAACCAGGTAACGGCGTCACATGAACGTTAATCACGTTAATCAATAAGAATAATGAGTATTGAGTGCTgattattatggtctgtttgaACGTGTCTTTAAAGTTCCTTCAGTTCAAACTGGCAGAAATGGCCTCTCAGTTAGTGGCCTCTCGTCTGATGGTGCGTGAAGCGGCGAGAGCTCTGCAGGAGAACCGCTCTGACGCCGTCTCGCTCTGCTCCATGGCCAAACTGTTCGCCACAGACCAGTGCTTCAACGTgagtctgacctctgacccctctgACCTGACCCCTCTGACCCCTGTGACCCCTGTGACCCCTCTGACCCCTCTGACCTCAGGTGTGTAACGAGGCCCTGCAGATACACGGCGGGTACGGTTACCTGAAAGACTACGCCGTGCAGCAGTTTGTACGAGACATCAGAGTTCATCAGATCCTCGAGGGTGAGAcctttcattcactcattcatctccaTGTTTTCATTCTCTCCAGATTCTCTCGCTCATTTCCGTCGTCTGAGTTTTTTAGGTTGAAAGGTTTTTCTGTTGATTTCATTTGTCTCTGTAAGAAAGAAACTTTGAAAATCAAAGTTCTTTTTTATAAACTAAATAACTTTTTGATTTTAGAATCATTTGTAAAAAGATAAATCTTTCTCATATATAATGTGAAACTAGACTTTATTATGAGATCATTTCCTTTGATCAATGGTTTTATTATTGTAAACAtctaaaagaaagagaaataaagatttgaactgttgttttgtttgtgtttataaagtttaAACCttaatatttgtgtctgttttattttcttactcaGGAACTAACGAGGTGATGAGGATGATCATATCCAGAGATCTGCTCACAGAGCTGTGATCCAGCATTATTATGGTCTGTCAGACTGGTTTGTTACTGGGTTTCTTTCATGTAACTTTAGTTTCTGGTGTAACTTTAGTTTGTTCCTCTGGTGTCGGCTATAAAACCACAACTCCTGAGTTTAATGGAATAAGTATTTTCATTAAAGTGACGTCTGTGACatattttcttatatttgatccagaaaatgaagatgtttctcaaagaaagcagaaaaatcacagaaacgtcatttttattgaaataaaaactgtaaaaccgatgaattgattatgaaaatagtcgaCGACTCATCGTTTCAGCCTTAAAAATCAGACGACTTCATTCAGCGCCACCTGCAGGTCAGAATGTGATGAAATCCTCAGCTAGCATAGCAACATTAGCATGGTGCTCGTCGGGAAACAGACGTTTGATCCtggttttatttaagaaaagCTGCTAAAACACTTTCATGAGATTAAGATTCATGTCTCATCATGTCTGTTACTGTATTTCTCTGTCATGTGTTCATAAGTTCACGTGTTCATGTG encodes:
- the acad8 gene encoding isobutyryl-CoA dehydrogenase, mitochondrial; amino-acid sequence: MAAAGAASLSRISRLFSSFSCRKQRINVKIIPQTRGISSCIDPAHGLTDEQKEFQKVAFDFAAKEMAPHMAEWDHKEIFPVETMRRAAQLGFGGIYVQPDVGGSGLSRLDTSVIFEALSTGCVSTTAYISIHNMCAWVIDTFGNTEQRERFCPDLCSMEKFASYCLTEPGSGSDAASLLTSAHRSGDNYVLNGSKAFISGGGDADVYVVMCRTGGKGAKGISCVVVEKGTAGLSFGKKERKMGWNSQPTRAVIFEDCVVPVNNRLGDEGQGFSIAMKGLNGGRINIASCSLGAAHACVQLARDHMMVRKQFGETLSKNQFLQFKLAEMASQLVASRLMVREAARALQENRSDAVSLCSMAKLFATDQCFNVCNEALQIHGGYGYLKDYAVQQFVRDIRVHQILEGTNEVMRMIISRDLLTEL